Proteins encoded within one genomic window of Halomonas sp. YLGW01:
- a CDS encoding metal-dependent hydrolase: MANFATHIGVAAAGGALAAISGWQAGWWSATDALPLAALVAFGGILPDIDSDHSKAIRLIFNLFAVLAVIAGALMLQARLTTGELVVACGGLYLGVRYLAGAVFKRFTVHRGIWHSLLASGLCALVTSALSYRLFAQDAEIAWLQGLALWLGSVIHLLLDELYSVDLMGVRLKRSFGTALKLCDLREPGNSVLMVLLAAGLSPWLPPWPVLLGILHHGTLFWR; encoded by the coding sequence ATGGCCAATTTCGCAACCCACATCGGCGTGGCCGCCGCCGGCGGCGCCCTGGCCGCCATCAGCGGCTGGCAGGCCGGCTGGTGGAGCGCGACCGATGCGCTGCCGCTGGCCGCCCTGGTGGCCTTCGGCGGCATCCTGCCGGACATCGATTCCGACCACTCCAAGGCGATTCGCCTGATCTTCAACCTCTTCGCGGTGCTTGCCGTGATTGCCGGTGCCCTGATGCTGCAGGCCCGTCTCACCACGGGCGAGCTGGTGGTGGCCTGCGGCGGCCTCTACCTGGGGGTGCGCTACCTGGCCGGAGCGGTCTTCAAGCGTTTCACCGTACACCGCGGCATCTGGCACTCGCTGCTGGCCAGCGGCCTGTGCGCGCTGGTCACCAGTGCGTTGAGCTACCGGTTGTTCGCCCAGGACGCCGAGATCGCCTGGCTGCAGGGGCTGGCGCTGTGGCTGGGCAGCGTGATCCATCTGCTGCTCGACGAGCTCTACAGCGTCGACCTGATGGGCGTGCGCCTCAAGCGCTCCTTCGGCACCGCCCTCAAGCTCTGCGACCTCCGCGAGCCCGGCAACTCGGTGCTGATGGTACTGCTGGCGGCCGGGCTCTCGCCCTGGCTGCCGCCCTGGCCGGTGCTGCTGGGAATCCTTCACCACGGCACCCTGTTCTGGCGCTGA
- a CDS encoding gamma carbonic anhydrase family protein, protein MQDGLRTHRGHTPRLGERVYVDPACVVLGDVELGDDCSVWPMAVVRGDMHRIRIGARTSVQDGSVLHITHASDFNPGGYPLTIGEDVTIGHKAILHGCTLGDRVLVGMGAIVMDGAVVEDEVIIAAGALVTPGKRLESGHVYGGSPAKALRPLKDSERAFFTYSAGNYVKLKDEYLSQASG, encoded by the coding sequence ATGCAAGACGGACTGCGAACCCATCGGGGCCACACCCCGCGGCTCGGCGAGCGAGTGTACGTCGATCCGGCCTGTGTGGTGCTTGGTGATGTCGAGCTGGGCGATGATTGCTCGGTCTGGCCGATGGCGGTGGTGCGCGGCGACATGCACCGCATCCGCATCGGTGCCCGCACCAGCGTGCAGGACGGCAGCGTGCTGCACATCACCCACGCAAGCGACTTCAACCCGGGTGGCTATCCGCTGACCATCGGCGAGGACGTGACCATCGGTCACAAGGCGATCCTGCATGGCTGCACCCTGGGCGACCGGGTGCTGGTGGGCATGGGCGCCATCGTCATGGACGGCGCCGTGGTCGAGGACGAGGTGATCATCGCCGCCGGTGCCCTGGTCACCCCCGGCAAGCGGCTGGAAAGCGGTCACGTCTACGGCGGCAGCCCGGCCAAGGCCCTGCGCCCGCTGAAGGACAGCGAGCGGGCCTTCTTCACCTACAGCGCCGGCAACTACGTCAAGCTGAAGGACGAGTACCTGAGCCAGGCGTCGGGCTAA
- a CDS encoding sodium-dependent transporter, with translation MNETLERWTTRRAFILAVTGAAVGLGNIWRFPYMTGENGGAAFLLLYVAFVLLLGLPVMMAEILIGRAGRRSPTQSLAHLAMAAGRTPHWRWLGLFGTLTVFLILSFYSVVSGWSIEYLVTSLRGDFVGATPPEVGGAFDAFLADPLRMTFNHTLFMLLTMAVVAGGVSSGLEKLNNLLMPMLYLLLIVLAGYAATTDGFGPALAWLFTPNPAAITVEVVLNAMGHAFFTLAVGACALMAYGAYMPDHQSLPRAAGAVAVLDVLVALLAGVAIFSVVFSQGMDPGEGPGLMFVTLPIAFAELPGGSIWLAVFFLLLLMATWTSSINLAEPIVAGLQGLGLKRGQAAAVVGVAVWAVGLLSVLSFSTMADVDWIGEMNFFELVTTVPTDFFLPVGGLLIAIFAAWVMPRDTALRALDAGPNGFRIWQGLVRYVSIPLVVVVLASGLI, from the coding sequence ATGAACGAGACACTGGAACGCTGGACGACCCGGCGCGCCTTCATCCTCGCCGTGACCGGCGCCGCGGTGGGCCTGGGCAATATCTGGCGCTTTCCCTACATGACCGGCGAGAACGGCGGTGCCGCCTTCCTGCTGCTGTACGTGGCCTTCGTGCTGCTGCTGGGACTGCCGGTGATGATGGCCGAGATACTGATCGGCCGTGCCGGCCGGCGCAGCCCCACCCAGTCGCTTGCGCATCTGGCGATGGCCGCCGGTCGCACGCCGCACTGGCGTTGGCTGGGGCTGTTCGGGACCCTGACGGTGTTTCTGATCCTGTCCTTCTATTCGGTGGTCTCCGGCTGGTCGATCGAGTATCTGGTCACGTCACTGCGCGGCGACTTCGTCGGCGCCACGCCTCCCGAGGTGGGGGGCGCCTTCGATGCCTTCCTCGCCGACCCGCTGCGCATGACCTTCAACCATACACTGTTCATGCTGCTGACCATGGCGGTGGTGGCCGGCGGGGTCTCCAGCGGCCTGGAGAAGCTCAACAACCTGCTGATGCCGATGCTCTACCTGCTGCTGATCGTGCTGGCGGGCTATGCCGCCACCACCGATGGTTTCGGCCCGGCGCTGGCCTGGTTGTTCACCCCCAACCCCGCCGCCATTACCGTTGAGGTGGTGCTCAACGCCATGGGGCACGCCTTCTTCACCCTGGCGGTGGGCGCCTGCGCGCTGATGGCCTACGGCGCCTACATGCCCGATCACCAGAGCCTGCCGCGGGCCGCCGGGGCCGTGGCGGTGCTCGACGTACTGGTGGCGCTGCTGGCCGGGGTCGCCATCTTCTCGGTGGTGTTCTCCCAGGGCATGGACCCGGGCGAGGGGCCGGGACTGATGTTCGTGACTCTGCCGATCGCCTTCGCCGAACTGCCCGGCGGCTCGATCTGGCTGGCGGTCTTCTTCCTGCTGCTGCTGATGGCAACCTGGACCTCCTCGATCAACCTCGCCGAGCCCATCGTGGCCGGGCTGCAGGGCCTGGGGCTCAAGCGTGGCCAGGCCGCCGCCGTCGTCGGCGTGGCGGTGTGGGCCGTGGGCCTCTTGTCGGTGCTGTCCTTCTCGACCATGGCGGACGTCGACTGGATCGGCGAGATGAACTTCTTCGAGCTGGTCACCACCGTGCCCACCGACTTCTTCCTGCCGGTGGGGGGCCTGCTGATCGCCATCTTCGCCGCCTGGGTGATGCCCCGGGACACCGCCCTGCGGGCGCTGGATGCCGGCCCCAATGGCTTTCGCATCTGGCAGGGCCTGGTGCGCTATGTCTCGATCCCGCTGGTGGTGGTGGTGCTGGCCTCCGGGCTGATCTAG
- the prlC gene encoding oligopeptidase A codes for MSTTSPARNPLLAPQALPPFAEIQPEQVVPAIEQLLDENRAAIEALVAKAEQDTPTWESLAEPLEALNDRLSQAWSPISHLNGTMNTPALREAYQACLGKLSEYSTWLGQHSGLFRAYQALRQSPDFARLDEAQQRSIDNTLRDFRLAGVDLPEAQKRRYGEIQARLSALANTFSNQLLDATQAWHKDIADAKRLAGLPQSALDTLKANAEAKGIEGYRITLDFPSFFPVMTYAEDRALREEVYTAFVTRASDQGPNAGEFDNAPVMEETLALRRELAELLGFATYADYSLATKMADGPAQVIGFLEDLAARAVPQAREEYAELETFARDSLAMTELQPWDVGYASEKLREARYAISEEQLRPYFPAPQVVNGLFKVVERLYDVTFEEDAEAPRYHPDVRYFRILEDGAPIAGFYLDLYAREGKRGGAWMDECRVRRLADGGVQLPVAYLTCNFTRPVGEKPALLTHDEVTTLFHEFGHGLHHMLTRQTVADISGINGVAWDAVELPSQFMENFCWEREGLDLIAGHVDTGEPLPEALFDKLLAAKNFQSAMGMVRQIEFSLFDFRLHHELKAPSAGEIQALLDDVRDAVAVVPRVPFNRFQNGFGHIFAGGYAAGYYSYKWAEVLSADAWSAFEEAGIFDPATGRRFRTEILERGGSRDAAALFLAFRGREPSIEPLLRHSGIRAA; via the coding sequence ATGTCCACCACTTCGCCGGCTCGCAACCCGCTGCTCGCCCCCCAGGCGCTGCCCCCTTTCGCCGAGATCCAGCCCGAGCAGGTGGTGCCGGCCATCGAGCAACTGCTCGACGAGAATCGCGCCGCCATCGAGGCCCTGGTCGCGAAGGCCGAGCAGGACACCCCGACCTGGGAGAGCCTGGCCGAGCCGCTGGAGGCGCTCAACGACCGCCTCTCCCAGGCCTGGTCGCCGATCTCGCACCTCAACGGCACCATGAACACGCCGGCCCTGCGCGAAGCCTATCAGGCCTGCCTCGGCAAGCTTTCCGAGTACAGCACCTGGCTTGGCCAGCACTCAGGCCTGTTCCGCGCCTATCAGGCGCTCCGGCAGTCACCCGATTTCGCGCGCCTCGACGAGGCACAACAGCGCAGCATCGACAACACCCTGCGCGACTTCCGCCTGGCCGGGGTCGACCTGCCCGAGGCACAGAAGCGCCGCTACGGCGAGATTCAGGCCCGGCTCTCGGCGCTCGCCAACACCTTCTCCAACCAGCTGCTGGACGCCACCCAGGCCTGGCACAAGGATATCGCCGACGCCAAGCGACTGGCCGGCCTGCCACAGAGCGCGCTGGATACGCTCAAGGCCAACGCCGAGGCCAAGGGCATCGAGGGCTACCGCATCACCCTGGACTTTCCGAGCTTCTTCCCGGTGATGACCTATGCCGAGGACCGTGCCCTGCGCGAGGAGGTCTACACCGCCTTCGTCACCCGCGCCTCCGACCAGGGCCCCAACGCCGGCGAATTCGACAACGCCCCGGTGATGGAGGAGACCCTCGCCCTGCGCCGCGAGCTGGCCGAGCTCTTGGGCTTTGCGACCTATGCCGACTACTCCCTGGCCACCAAGATGGCCGATGGCCCCGCGCAGGTGATCGGTTTCCTCGAGGACCTGGCCGCTCGCGCCGTGCCCCAGGCCCGCGAGGAGTATGCCGAGCTCGAGACCTTCGCCCGTGACTCGCTCGCCATGACCGAGCTTCAGCCCTGGGACGTGGGCTATGCCAGCGAAAAGCTGCGTGAGGCCCGCTACGCCATCTCCGAGGAGCAGCTGCGCCCCTACTTCCCGGCCCCGCAGGTGGTGAACGGCCTGTTCAAGGTGGTCGAGCGGCTCTACGACGTCACCTTCGAGGAAGACGCTGAGGCCCCGCGCTACCACCCGGACGTGCGCTACTTCCGCATCCTCGAGGACGGTGCCCCGATCGCCGGCTTCTATCTGGATCTCTACGCCCGTGAAGGCAAGCGTGGCGGCGCCTGGATGGACGAGTGCCGGGTGCGGCGCCTGGCCGATGGCGGTGTGCAGCTGCCGGTGGCCTACCTGACCTGCAACTTCACCCGCCCGGTGGGCGAGAAGCCCGCGCTGCTGACCCACGACGAGGTCACCACCCTGTTCCACGAGTTCGGCCACGGCCTGCACCACATGCTGACCCGCCAGACCGTCGCCGACATCTCCGGCATCAACGGCGTGGCCTGGGATGCGGTGGAGCTGCCCAGCCAGTTCATGGAGAACTTCTGCTGGGAGCGCGAGGGACTCGACCTGATCGCCGGCCACGTCGACACCGGCGAGCCGCTGCCCGAGGCGCTCTTCGACAAGCTCCTCGCGGCCAAGAACTTCCAGTCGGCGATGGGCATGGTGCGTCAGATCGAGTTCTCGCTGTTCGACTTTCGCCTCCACCACGAGCTCAAGGCACCCAGTGCCGGCGAGATCCAGGCGCTGCTCGACGACGTGCGCGACGCCGTCGCAGTGGTGCCCCGGGTGCCCTTCAACCGCTTCCAGAACGGCTTCGGCCACATCTTCGCCGGCGGCTATGCGGCGGGCTACTACAGTTACAAGTGGGCCGAGGTGCTGTCCGCGGATGCCTGGAGCGCCTTCGAGGAAGCCGGCATCTTCGACCCGGCCACCGGCCGACGCTTTCGCACCGAGATCCTCGAGCGGGGCGGCTCCCGGGATGCCGCGGCCCTGTTCCTGGCCTTCCGCGGCCGCGAGCCAAGCATCGAGCCGCTGCTGCGCCACAGCGGTATCCGCGCGGCCTGA
- a CDS encoding YheV family putative metal-binding protein, with product MPVTKRFIAGVICPRCATMDRVRSWEQHGIRYRDCVSCDFFEQLPIEDDSLPELETRVNQVREEQQRQDVQTVKILDPKG from the coding sequence ATGCCCGTCACCAAACGCTTCATCGCCGGCGTCATCTGCCCCCGCTGCGCGACCATGGACCGGGTGCGCAGCTGGGAGCAGCACGGCATTCGCTACCGGGACTGCGTGAGCTGCGACTTCTTCGAGCAGCTGCCCATCGAGGACGATTCGCTCCCCGAGCTGGAAACACGGGTCAATCAGGTCCGCGAGGAACAGCAGCGCCAGGACGTGCAGACGGTCAAGATCCTCGACCCTAAGGGCTAG
- a CDS encoding Na/Pi symporter → MIGPLQGWRPPRRVLEVLGLAAAAALLVARLDLATLAAGLGFFLWGMTYLEDAIKRLSGGTLNRWLAAATASTPRAIAVGTLSTALVQSSSLITLLAMSFVGAGLIALPGAIALLFGANLGTTTGAWLIAAFGLKLSLSHYAMPLLALGLLGSRLLKGSRAGLAGLSLGVGLLFLGIDFMKLGFESIQNGLSLDGLVGERVWHWPLFVLFGVAATVVMQSSHATLLIILAALGSGQLPYLPALAIAIGANIGTTVTALLGAIGAGAAGRRLAGAHLIFNLATACVALALLLPLAELVDRLAELIGLAATAWPMKLALFHTLFNGLGILLMLPVIPRLARLLERLVPEPSRRPPAQARYLEDTALAHADTALAALEQESRRLERRAYHVLCEAILVPSAEVLGHPPTREVVHAPIAPDDWPAVNVRYHERLKPLLAELLDFYARLDVPLTEGQQARLEALYGRSVRMVEAVRFGEVLQRSLLRHAAVGSPLREAHDALRQAVAEGLNRLANNPEAQSIEAPLEAVRQFWQHELADRLRRHRLDAWLASSLLNDLHQASRLLAALAPPAADSRSEAP, encoded by the coding sequence ATGATCGGGCCTCTCCAGGGGTGGCGCCCGCCGCGCCGGGTGCTGGAAGTGCTGGGGCTCGCCGCGGCCGCCGCCCTGCTGGTGGCCCGCCTCGACCTCGCCACCCTGGCGGCCGGCCTGGGGTTCTTCCTGTGGGGCATGACCTACCTGGAAGACGCCATCAAGCGGCTCTCCGGCGGCACCCTGAACCGCTGGCTGGCGGCGGCCACCGCCAGCACCCCCCGAGCCATCGCGGTGGGCACCCTGTCCACCGCCCTGGTGCAATCGAGCTCCCTGATCACCCTGCTGGCGATGTCCTTCGTCGGCGCCGGCCTGATCGCCCTGCCCGGCGCCATCGCCCTGCTGTTCGGCGCCAACCTGGGCACCACCACCGGCGCCTGGCTGATCGCCGCCTTCGGCCTCAAGCTGAGCCTGTCCCACTACGCCATGCCGCTGCTGGCACTCGGTCTGCTCGGCAGCCGACTGCTCAAGGGCAGCCGGGCCGGGCTTGCCGGACTCTCGCTCGGCGTGGGCCTGCTGTTCCTCGGCATCGACTTCATGAAGCTCGGCTTCGAGTCCATCCAGAACGGCCTGTCGCTGGATGGCCTGGTCGGTGAACGCGTCTGGCACTGGCCGCTGTTCGTGCTGTTCGGGGTCGCCGCCACGGTGGTCATGCAGTCGAGCCACGCCACCCTGCTGATCATCCTCGCCGCCCTCGGCTCCGGCCAGTTGCCCTACCTGCCGGCGCTGGCCATCGCCATCGGCGCCAACATCGGCACCACGGTGACGGCACTGCTCGGCGCCATCGGGGCCGGGGCCGCCGGGCGGCGGCTGGCCGGGGCCCACCTGATCTTCAACCTGGCCACCGCCTGCGTGGCCCTGGCGCTGCTGCTGCCGCTGGCCGAGCTGGTCGACCGGCTGGCCGAGCTGATCGGCCTGGCGGCGACCGCCTGGCCGATGAAGCTGGCGCTCTTCCACACTTTGTTCAATGGCCTCGGCATCCTGCTGATGCTGCCGGTCATTCCGCGCCTGGCGCGCCTGCTGGAGCGGCTCGTCCCCGAGCCCTCCCGCCGGCCGCCGGCCCAGGCTCGCTACCTGGAAGACACCGCCCTGGCCCACGCCGACACCGCCCTGGCGGCGCTGGAGCAGGAGAGCCGACGCCTCGAGCGTCGAGCCTACCATGTGCTCTGCGAGGCCATTCTGGTGCCCAGCGCCGAGGTCCTCGGCCATCCACCCACCCGCGAGGTGGTGCATGCGCCCATCGCGCCCGATGACTGGCCGGCGGTCAATGTCCGCTATCACGAGCGCCTCAAGCCGCTGCTGGCGGAGCTGCTCGACTTCTATGCACGCCTCGACGTGCCCCTCACCGAAGGCCAGCAGGCCCGGCTCGAGGCCCTCTATGGGCGCAGCGTGCGCATGGTCGAGGCGGTACGTTTCGGCGAGGTGCTGCAGCGTAGCCTGCTGCGCCACGCCGCCGTCGGAAGTCCGCTGCGCGAGGCCCACGACGCCCTGCGCCAGGCGGTGGCCGAGGGGCTCAACCGGCTGGCCAACAACCCCGAGGCCCAGAGCATCGAGGCGCCCCTGGAAGCGGTTCGCCAGTTCTGGCAGCACGAGCTCGCCGACCGCCTGCGCCGGCACCGGCTGGATGCCTGGCTCGCCTCCTCGCTGCTCAACGACCTGCACCAGGCCAGCCGGCTGCTGGCCGCGCTGGCGCCGCCCGCCGCCGATTCGCGATCGGAAGCGCCCTAG
- a CDS encoding TAXI family TRAP transporter solute-binding subunit, which yields MSVQPHTPKPLVARRLALVSGVMLGGLMMASAAQADRSEWPESFTVGTASQGGTYFVYGSGWANLVADELGLSGGGEITGGPTQNLALVHSGDIAFGLTTMGPAADAVNGKSPLAPGFKMDNVCAMFPMYETPFSIAALSSSGITAIDEIPDGATIGFGPAGSTSDTYFPLILEELGVNFERRNGGWNDLGSQLQDGLVDVIAFAAGIPIPAVSQLEVQTDVNIIEFTEDEQAKAAAAFPVSEFTIPASTYQTLTEDANAVSMWNFAIAGCDLPEDLVYEATKVTMENNDKMMSVHRSAATSIPENVGKNQVLPFHPGAARWFEENGYEIDPALIK from the coding sequence ATGTCAGTTCAACCGCACACCCCTAAGCCCCTCGTCGCTCGCCGCCTGGCCCTCGTCTCCGGCGTGATGCTCGGCGGCCTGATGATGGCCAGCGCCGCCCAGGCCGATCGCAGCGAATGGCCGGAGAGCTTCACCGTGGGCACCGCCAGCCAGGGCGGCACCTACTTCGTCTATGGCTCCGGCTGGGCCAACCTGGTCGCCGACGAACTGGGCCTGTCCGGCGGCGGCGAGATCACCGGCGGTCCGACCCAGAACCTGGCGCTGGTGCACAGCGGTGACATCGCCTTCGGCCTGACCACCATGGGCCCGGCCGCGGATGCGGTGAACGGCAAGAGCCCGCTGGCGCCGGGCTTCAAGATGGACAACGTCTGCGCCATGTTCCCGATGTATGAGACCCCGTTCTCGATCGCCGCCCTGTCGAGCTCGGGCATCACCGCGATCGACGAGATCCCGGATGGCGCCACCATCGGCTTCGGCCCGGCCGGCTCCACCTCCGATACCTACTTCCCGCTGATCCTCGAGGAGCTGGGCGTGAACTTCGAGCGTCGCAACGGCGGCTGGAACGACCTGGGCAGCCAGCTGCAGGACGGCCTGGTCGACGTCATCGCCTTCGCCGCCGGCATTCCGATCCCGGCCGTCAGCCAGCTCGAGGTGCAGACCGACGTCAACATCATCGAGTTCACCGAGGACGAGCAGGCCAAGGCCGCCGCGGCCTTCCCGGTGTCGGAGTTCACCATTCCGGCCAGCACCTACCAGACGCTGACCGAGGACGCCAACGCCGTCTCCATGTGGAACTTCGCCATCGCCGGCTGCGACCTGCCGGAAGACCTGGTCTACGAGGCCACCAAGGTCACCATGGAGAACAACGACAAGATGATGTCGGTGCACCGCAGCGCCGCAACCTCCATCCCGGAGAATGTCGGCAAGAACCAGGTGCTGCCCTTCCATCCGGGCGCCGCGCGCTGGTTCGAGGAGAACGGCTACGAGATCGACCCGGCGTTGATCAAGTGA
- a CDS encoding TRAP transporter permease, translating into MSTSSPQGPVPQDAAPEAIAQGVDEDVIESNRRLFTGWQWWLFGVAAVLYSSFHLVSLNIYPLETWSFRIVHICGALVLGYGLYSGARFADDATPASGRGLRLAGYALLLPAGYALLQVVLMWQTMAGGAMRIEPTIETWQYGLPLLVATGGAILLSWATRQARARLAAPDLVLMVCALASAGYLLVMYNSPLRMSTGTPFAPMGISYAAIAGAALILELTRRVAGLALVIIAAVFLTYVFAGPHLPGFLGYPGLSVGRFFSQVYTDAGILGPTTAVSSTYIILFIIFAAFLQASKVGDYFVNFAFACAGRARGGPAKVAIFASGLMGMINGTSAGNVVSTGSLTIPLMKKVGYPARSAGAIEAAASTGGQIMPPIMGAGAFIMAEITGIPYTEIAIAAIIPSILYFASVYFMVDFEAAQKGMRGMRKDEIPLFSKLIKQVYLFAPIIILIAALFMGYSVIRAGTLATASAAVVSWISPNKMGIRAILKAMELASTMAIQIIAVCACAGIIVGVISLTGVGARFSSLLLGLAGVSQLLALFFAMCISILLGMGMPTTAAYAVAASVVAPGLIEIGIQPLIAHFFVFYFAVVSAITPPVALASYAASGISGANAMQTSVTSFKIGLAAYIVPFMFFYSPGILMEGSWMQILRVGVTATLGIVLLAASVQAWFFGHINGLIRLALLAGAVCMIYGGLVSDLAGIAIGAAIFLLQRRHGDGGKGAAAGA; encoded by the coding sequence ATGAGCACGTCATCTCCCCAGGGACCGGTGCCCCAGGACGCCGCCCCCGAGGCCATCGCCCAGGGCGTCGACGAGGATGTCATCGAATCCAACCGGCGCCTCTTCACCGGCTGGCAATGGTGGCTTTTCGGCGTCGCCGCCGTCCTCTATTCCAGCTTCCACCTGGTCTCCCTGAACATCTATCCGCTGGAGACCTGGTCGTTTCGCATCGTGCATATCTGCGGCGCCCTGGTGCTGGGCTACGGCCTCTACTCGGGCGCCCGCTTCGCCGACGATGCCACCCCGGCCAGCGGCCGCGGACTCAGGCTCGCCGGCTACGCCCTGCTGCTGCCGGCCGGCTATGCCCTGCTCCAGGTCGTGCTGATGTGGCAGACCATGGCCGGTGGCGCCATGCGCATCGAGCCTACCATCGAGACCTGGCAGTACGGCCTGCCGCTGCTCGTCGCCACCGGCGGCGCCATCCTGCTGTCCTGGGCCACCCGCCAGGCCCGCGCCCGGCTGGCCGCTCCGGACCTGGTGCTGATGGTCTGCGCGCTGGCCAGCGCCGGCTACCTGCTGGTGATGTACAACTCGCCGCTGCGCATGTCCACCGGCACCCCCTTCGCCCCCATGGGCATCTCCTATGCGGCCATCGCCGGCGCCGCCCTGATTCTCGAGCTGACCCGCCGGGTCGCCGGCCTGGCCCTGGTGATCATCGCCGCGGTCTTCCTGACCTATGTGTTCGCCGGGCCCCACCTGCCGGGCTTCCTCGGCTATCCGGGGCTCTCGGTGGGTCGCTTCTTCAGCCAGGTCTATACCGACGCCGGCATCCTGGGGCCGACCACTGCGGTGTCCTCGACCTACATCATCCTGTTCATCATCTTCGCCGCCTTCTTGCAGGCCTCGAAGGTCGGCGACTACTTCGTCAATTTCGCCTTCGCCTGCGCCGGCCGCGCCCGGGGCGGCCCCGCCAAGGTGGCGATCTTCGCCTCCGGCCTGATGGGCATGATCAACGGCACCAGCGCCGGCAACGTGGTCTCCACCGGCTCGCTGACCATCCCGCTGATGAAGAAGGTCGGCTATCCTGCACGCAGCGCCGGCGCCATCGAGGCCGCGGCCTCCACCGGCGGGCAGATCATGCCCCCGATCATGGGTGCCGGCGCCTTCATCATGGCCGAGATCACCGGGATCCCGTATACCGAGATCGCCATCGCCGCCATCATCCCCTCGATCCTCTACTTCGCCTCGGTCTACTTCATGGTCGACTTCGAGGCCGCCCAGAAGGGCATGCGCGGCATGCGCAAGGACGAGATCCCGCTGTTCTCGAAGCTGATCAAGCAGGTCTACCTGTTCGCGCCGATCATCATCCTGATCGCCGCGCTGTTCATGGGCTACTCGGTGATCCGCGCCGGCACCCTCGCCACCGCCTCGGCGGCCGTGGTGAGCTGGATCTCGCCCAACAAGATGGGTATCCGCGCCATCCTCAAGGCCATGGAGCTGGCCAGCACCATGGCCATCCAGATCATCGCGGTCTGCGCCTGTGCCGGCATCATCGTCGGGGTGATCTCGCTGACCGGCGTCGGCGCGCGCTTCTCCTCGCTGCTGCTCGGTCTGGCAGGCGTCAGCCAGCTGCTGGCACTGTTCTTCGCCATGTGCATCTCGATCCTGCTGGGCATGGGCATGCCGACCACGGCGGCCTATGCGGTAGCGGCGTCGGTGGTGGCGCCGGGCCTGATCGAGATCGGCATCCAGCCGCTGATCGCCCACTTCTTCGTGTTCTACTTCGCGGTGGTCTCGGCGATCACGCCGCCGGTGGCCCTGGCCTCCTACGCGGCCTCGGGGATCTCCGGCGCCAATGCCATGCAGACCTCGGTGACCTCGTTCAAGATCGGTCTGGCCGCCTACATCGTGCCCTTCATGTTCTTCTACAGCCCGGGCATCCTGATGGAAGGCTCCTGGATGCAGATCCTCAGGGTCGGCGTCACCGCGACGCTCGGCATCGTGCTGCTGGCGGCCTCGGTACAGGCCTGGTTCTTCGGCCACATCAATGGCCTGATCCGCCTGGCGCTGCTGGCAGGCGCGGTATGCATGATCTATGGCGGCCTCGTCAGCGACCTGGCCGGCATCGCCATCGGCGCCGCCATCTTCCTATTGCAGCGCCGCCACGGCGATGGCGGCAAGGGTGCCGCGGCCGGCGCCTGA
- the metF gene encoding methylenetetrahydrofolate reductase [NAD(P)H]: MSAQEHPLGISFEFFPPNTEAGKEKLLGVRDALAARKPRFFSVTYGAGGSTQARTTQTVKAVRESGINTAPHLSCIGSDKGELRELLAQYREDDINSLVALRGDLPSGMGGIGELRYANELVEFIREETGDHFEIAVAAYPESHPQAPSFERDLENFARKVKAGANLAITQYFFNPDAYFHFVERARKLGVETPIIPGIMPITNYTKLARFSDACGADIPRWIRKQLEAYGDDSESIQAFGEEVITRLCERLLDGGAPGLHFYTLNQSRASLKVLDNLGA, encoded by the coding sequence ATGAGCGCACAAGAGCATCCGCTAGGCATCAGTTTCGAGTTCTTTCCCCCCAACACCGAGGCGGGGAAGGAAAAGCTGCTCGGCGTGCGCGATGCCCTGGCCGCGCGGAAGCCGCGCTTCTTCTCGGTGACCTACGGCGCTGGCGGCTCGACCCAGGCCCGTACCACCCAGACCGTCAAGGCGGTGCGCGAGTCCGGCATCAACACCGCGCCGCACCTGTCCTGTATCGGTAGCGACAAGGGCGAGCTGCGCGAGCTGCTGGCCCAGTATCGCGAGGATGACATCAACAGCCTGGTGGCCCTGCGCGGCGATCTGCCCTCGGGCATGGGCGGCATCGGCGAGCTGCGCTATGCCAACGAGCTGGTCGAGTTCATCCGCGAGGAGACCGGCGATCACTTCGAGATCGCGGTGGCCGCCTACCCGGAGAGCCACCCGCAGGCGCCGAGCTTCGAGCGCGATCTCGAGAACTTCGCGCGCAAGGTCAAGGCCGGTGCCAACCTCGCCATCACCCAGTACTTCTTCAACCCGGACGCCTACTTCCACTTCGTCGAGCGCGCTCGCAAGCTGGGGGTCGAGACGCCGATCATTCCCGGCATCATGCCGATCACCAACTACACCAAGCTGGCGCGCTTCTCGGATGCCTGCGGGGCGGACATCCCGCGTTGGATCCGCAAGCAGCTCGAGGCCTACGGCGACGACAGCGAGAGCATCCAGGCCTTCGGCGAGGAGGTGATCACTCGCCTCTGCGAGCGGCTGCTCGACGGCGGCGCGCCGGGCCTGCATTTCTATACCCTCAACCAGTCCCGGGCCTCGCTGAAGGTGCTGGACAACCTGGGTGCCTGA